Part of the Cellulomonas taurus genome, TCGTTGCGATTGAGCCACCCTTGGGGATGATCGCCTGATCGGCGCTGGTCGGACTGGTGCAGAGACACGTATCGAGGTGAGACGAATAGCGAGCTCCGACTCGCCTAGGTTCAGTGCCGATAATGCACGTTATGACAGACCTTAGTCTGCGTATTGCATCTGATGTAACACGCGGGGCGTCGCATCCCCTCCTCCGCGAGTCGGGGAAACCGCCTCTGACCTGCGGAGATGCTGGTGCGCGCCGCGAGCCGACTGCGGGCCGGCCCTGACGGGCCGCTCGCGCCGGGTTGTCGGCGATGCTCTGACCTGCGGGTCTTGCCGCGATGTTACATCTGATGCAACAATGATTCATCTGATGTAACAGCCCTAGGGGGTGCTGTGGCAGTCGACGAGACGGGTCGAGTGCGGGTCGTGGCAGGTCTCCACACCCTGCATCCGGCCGACCAGACGGTCGAGGACATGCTGCTGGGGTGGCGCAACCAGCAGCTGTCTCGCAACCTGCAGTTCGCCACGATCGAGCAGCGGCTGCGGTACGTGCGCCGGTTCATGGAGTACGTCAACGAGTTCCCGTGGCGGTGGACGCCGGTCCTCGTCGAGGAGTACTTCGGAGACCTGCGCTCCGTGCGGCACCTGAGCCACTCGACGATGCGGTCCCACCAGGCGGCGCTGCGCCAGTTCACCTCCTACATCGCCAACCCCGACTACGGGTGGGACCTGGAGTGCGAGCGGCTGTTCGGCGAGCACCCGGCGCAGGTGTTCTTCGACTGGAACACCGCCCAGCACGTCCAGGAGTACGAGGGGCGCCCCTCGAAGCGACCGTTCACCCGCTCCGAGCTGCAGCAGCTGTTCGACTACGCCGACAGCGAGGTCGAGCGGGTCGCCCAGGCCGGGGTGCGCGGCTGGCAGGCCGCCTTCCGGGACGCCACCATGCTCAAGGTCGCCTACTCCTACGGGCTGCGCTGCAACGAGCTGCGCCACCTGCAGCTCGTGGACTTCGCACGCAACCCCCACGCCGCCGAGTTCGGCAAGTACGGGGTGTGCAAGGTCCGGTTCGGCAAATCCCGCCGGGCCTCTCCCCCGAAGCCCCGCGCCGTGCTGACGGTGTTCGACTGGACACCCGAGATCATCCAGGACTGGCTCGCCAACGGGCGCGGGACGCCCGACACCCTGGACGTGTTCCCGAACGAGCGCGGCGCGCTGGTCACGGAGTCGACGCTGCTACGCCGCCTGCGCCGCTACTGCGAGATCCTGGGCTTCCCGGACGGGCTCGACCTGCACTCCCTGCGCCGCTCGTACGCCACCCACCTGCTCGAAGACGGGTGGGACCCGCTGTTCGTCCAGGCGCAGATGGGCCACGAGCACGCATCCACGACCGGGATCTACACGTTCGTCAGCTCGGCGTTCCGAACGTCTACTCTTCGCTCGGCGCTCGATCGGACAGTCCGAGAAGCGCTGGAGGGACGGACATGAAGCGCGACGTCGACTACACCTGGCGGCTGGCCGAGCTGATGGCAGCCCGCGGCCTGAACACCACCACCGAGCTGGTCCCCCTGCTCGCCGAGCGCGGCATCGAGCTGTCCCGCGTGCAGGTCTACCGCCTGGTCAACCAGCGCGCCGAACGCGTGTCTCTGCAGCTGCTCGCGGCGCTGTGCGACATCTTCCAGTGCGAGGTCGGCGACCTGATCACCGTGACCGCCGCCGACGCCTCCGCCCGCCGCAAGACCGCCACGGCCGGCGAGAACGTGGTCACGCTCGACCGCTCCGTGCGACCGCGACGCGCCCGGGTGATCGACGATGACTGACCCGCTCGCAGGCCTGCGGCCACGCAACACCACCCGCGGACGCCCGCGGGTTATCGGGAGCCGGCTCTGCGCGCGATGCGGACGCAAGGCCCCGAAGACGCGGGCGACCTGGCCCGAGGGCCGGATCTGCGCGGTCTGCTTCTACGAGGCCACCCACTGCCACGGCATCTGCGCCGGCTGCGGCGCCGAACGCCTCACCCCCGGGCTGCGAGAAGACGGGGCCCGGTTGTGCGGACCGTGCGCCGGGATCGCCACGGACTTCACCTGCGCTGGCTGCGGCAACGAGGCCGAGGTCAACCGGGCGCGGCTGTGCGCGCGGTGCCTCCTGCGCGGCGAGCTGGATCACCTCATCGTGCGCAACGCCGCTGACCCCGACGCGATGACCCGGCTCGTCGACATCCTGTGCGCCGCCGGTCGCCCCGAGAGCATCCGCACCTGGAAGCGCTCGACCAAGGTCCAGGACCTGCTCACCGCCCTGTCGTCCGGCGCGGTCCCGCTCACGCACGAGGGCCTGGACGCCTACCGGCCGGGGCTCCACGTCAATCACCTACGCGCACTGCTCGAGCACAACGGGCTGCTACCCGACCGCGAGCCCTACCTCGCGCACTTCGAGCTCTGGATCGCAGCGAAGCTCGCTCCCCTGCCGACCTCGATCGCCCGGCCCGTCGAGCAGTTCGCCACCTGGCACCACCTGCGCCGCATCCGTGGCATGACCGTCACCGACCGCACCCTGCGCGGACCCGTGCACCACTCCAAGCAGGAGATCACCGAGACCATCAAGTTCTTGACGTGGCTGGAGCGGACCCACGGACGCACCGTGGCGCAGTGCAGGCAAGGTGACATCGACGCCTACCTGCAGCCCGGGCCGACCACCCGCTACTTCATCCGGACGTTCTTCGTGTTCGCCCGCGCCCACCGCCTGTGCGGGGCGCTGACAGTCCCCCACCGCGTTGCGCGGGTCCGACCGGCACTGACCCAGGAACAGCGCGTGGCCTGGATCGGCGAGATGCTTGCCGGCACCAGCGAGTCCCTGCCGTACCGCACGGCCGGAGTCCTCCTGCTGCTCCTGGCCCAGCCCCTGGTCAAGGTCGTCGCCCTGCGCGTCGACGCGGTACACGACAAACCGGACGGGATGACACTCCGGCTCGGGGAGCCCGCCACGCCCCTACCCGAGCCGTTTGCCGGGCTGCTCCGCGCGCACTTGCTCACCCGACCCAACCAGGCCACCGGGAACGCGAACAGCCCCTGGCTGTTCCCTTCGACGCGCGCCGGCCGGCACCTGCACGCCAACACCGCCATGATGCGTCTGCGGAACCTGGGCATCAACCTGCAAGGGGCCCGCAACCGCGCGCTCGACGGCCTCGTCACCGAGGCCCCGCCACCCGTCGTCGCCGACGCCCTCGGCTACAGCCACGTCATCGCGTTCCAGCACCAGGAAGCCGCCGGCGGCACCTGGGCCCGCTACACCGGGCTCGCCCGCGCAAGACCGTCCGCACCGCCTTCGCGATGATGACAGGCGGGTCCGTCGAGCGGCCCCGTCCGATAGCATCGACAGTGAGCAACGCGACCTCCTCCCCCGCCGTGGCGACAGGGTTACGGGCTCCAGGCCAGGGCGCACTGAGCGCCCGCTGCTGCGGCAGCCTGGAGCTGCTCGCCGATCGACTCCCGCACCGCTCGTGACGTGACACCTCGTGCGCAGATCGCCTACCGGCCGTGCAGCTCGGCGAACGCGGCCTCCCATGCGCGTCGGTGCCGGTCAGGAAGCCGCAGGTCGGGCCACAACCGCAACAGAGTTCCCAGGTCCAGGTGCTCCTGCAGGTCTTGCTCGCTGCTCGCCTCGCGGATCACCCGGGAGTACAACCAGATCACATCGCCCTCGACGCCGAGGTCGTACTCGCGCCGCTCCGACCACTCCAGATGCCGCGGAAGTCGCACCACACCCGAAACCGGCCCACGCAACGAGGCCAGGTCCTCGACCAGCACCGGCGCCGGCTGGTGCCGCTCCCACGCACCACGCGTGGCCGGCACCCACCTCACCACGGCGCCGCACCGAGCGGTAGCGTCAGCCCGGTTAAGTCGATGACGGTGGCCGACGCAGCACGCGACCTGCCTCGCCTCGTCGACGACCTGCGTCCGGGCGAACCCGTGCAGATCACCGTCGACAGCCGCCCGGCCGCGGTGCTGCTGCACCCCGACGAGCTCGAGTCGCTGCTCGAAACCCTCGCCTGGCTCCAGGAACCGCACGCATCGGACGACGTGCGCCGCGCGCGCCTCGACCTCGCCCACGGCAGAACCGTCGACGGCGCTGCTGCGCGCGAACGGTACCTCGGCCCGACCACCTGATCAGCGTCCCCGCTCGACCGGCGCATCCTCGCCGGCGCCGGCCAGGTCCAGCACCCACGGCGGGGTGACCTTCCCCAGCCGTCGGTCGGTCACCACCCGAAGCCGTGCCGCCGCGCGCCGGACCCGAGGATCCCGTAGCGCTTCTTCGTGGGCCGACCGGGCCTGACCAGGACGTTCGTGAACCATCGTCCCCGCCTCTCTCCGCCCGAACTGCACACATCTTGGCGCAGGAGCCGGCACCTGACCACCACCCGCCCGATCCCCCGGCTCGACGTCCCGCCGGCACCTGCGACGACCTCCACGACCTGCCGCAACCCCCGTCGTCCGCGTCACCCTCGCCTCATGCATCGACATGTGTCAACATAGACACATGTCGATACAGAACGGGTTGCCGGTGCCGGTCGAACGCGCGGCCGGGCCGGGTCGCCTGTCGAGCCTGGACCGGTGGTTGCCGGTGTGGATCGCTGCGGCGATGGCCGCGGGGCTGGGTCTGGGCAGGTTCGTGCCCGCCCTGGGTGAGGCGCTGGCGGATCTGGAGGTCGGGGGCATCTCGTTGCCGATCGCGGTCGGGCTGCTGGTGATGATGTACCCGGTGCTGGCCAAGGTCCGCTACGACCGCGTCGCGGCGGTGACCGGCGACAAGCGGCTGCTGGTGAGCTCGCTGGTGCTGAACTGGGTGGTTGGGCCGGCGCTGATGTTCGCCCTGGCGTGGGTGTTTCTGGCGGACCTGCCGGAGTACCGCACGGGGCTGATCATCGTGGGTCTGGCGCGGTGCATCGCCATGGTGGTGATCTGGAACGACCTGGCCTGCGGCGATCGTGAGGCCGCCGCGGTGCTGGTGGCGATCAACTCGCTGTTCCAGGTGGTCGCGTTCTCGGTGCTGGGCTGGTTCTACCTCACCGTGCTGCCCGGCTGGCTGGGCCTGGACTCCGCGGGCCTGGAGGTCTCGGTCGGGCAGATCGCCGGCAACGTCCTGGTGTTCCTGGGCATCCCGCTTGTCGCGGGGTTCGCCTCGCGGTGGGTCGGTGAGCGTCGGCGGGGCCGCGACTGGTACGAGCAGCGGTTCGTGCCGCGGGTGGGTCCGTGGGCGCTGTACGGGTTGCTGTTCACGATCGTGCTGCTGTTCGCCCTGCAGGGCCAGGCGGTGACGTCCCGGCCGTGGGACGTGGCCCGGATCGCGCTGCCGCTGCTGGTCTACTTCGCGGTGATGTGGGTCGCCGGCATGGCCACCGGCCGCGCCCTGCACCTGGGGTACGCACGCTCGACGACGCTGGCGTTCACGGCGGCGGGCAACAACTTCGAGCTGGCGATCGCCGTGGCGATCGGCACGTTCGGCGCGACCTCGGGGCAGGCGCTGGCCGGCGTAGTCGGCCCGCTGATCGAGGTCCCCGTCCTGGTCGCCCTGGTCTACGTCAGCTTGTGGGTCGCCCGCCGCTGGCCGGCCGCCCCCGCTGCTGCTGCCCTGTCCACCGAACCGCAGGAGGTGCGCTCATGACCACCACGACCCCGACCCCCGACGCCACGACCGGCGACGAAGGCTGCACCCCGATGGCCTCGCCCGCCGATCACGCGATGGGCCTGGACGCCGCCACGCACGTGGCCGGGACCCTCAAGGCCCTCGGCGACCCGCTGCGGCTGCGGATGCTGTCGCTGATCGCCACCTCCCCCACCGGCGAGGCGTGCGTGTGCGACCTGGCCACCGTCGCCGAGGTGTCCCAGCCCACGGTCTCCCACCACCTCAAGCTGCTCAAGGACGTCGAGCTGCTCACGTCCGAGCGGCGCGGCACCTGGGTCTACTACCGGGTCCGCCCCGCGCTGCGCGGCGCGGTGACGACCCTGCTGGACTCCTTCGCGCCGATCGCCGCCGAGGCCGCCCACCTCGAACCGCTGGCCGGGCTGACCGACGCCGAGCAGGCCCTGGAACGCATCACCGACCGATTGGCCGGCGAGTTCCCGGGCCGCGACCGCACCGCGGTGCTCAGCGTGGTCCGCGAGTC contains:
- a CDS encoding type II toxin-antitoxin system Phd/YefM family antitoxin; translated protein: MTVADAARDLPRLVDDLRPGEPVQITVDSRPAAVLLHPDELESLLETLAWLQEPHASDDVRRARLDLAHGRTVDGAAARERYLGPTT
- a CDS encoding tyrosine-type recombinase/integrase, whose protein sequence is MAGLHTLHPADQTVEDMLLGWRNQQLSRNLQFATIEQRLRYVRRFMEYVNEFPWRWTPVLVEEYFGDLRSVRHLSHSTMRSHQAALRQFTSYIANPDYGWDLECERLFGEHPAQVFFDWNTAQHVQEYEGRPSKRPFTRSELQQLFDYADSEVERVAQAGVRGWQAAFRDATMLKVAYSYGLRCNELRHLQLVDFARNPHAAEFGKYGVCKVRFGKSRRASPPKPRAVLTVFDWTPEIIQDWLANGRGTPDTLDVFPNERGALVTESTLLRRLRRYCEILGFPDGLDLHSLRRSYATHLLEDGWDPLFVQAQMGHEHASTTGIYTFVSSAFRTSTLRSALDRTVREALEGRT
- a CDS encoding recombinase XerD, with translation MTDPLAGLRPRNTTRGRPRVIGSRLCARCGRKAPKTRATWPEGRICAVCFYEATHCHGICAGCGAERLTPGLREDGARLCGPCAGIATDFTCAGCGNEAEVNRARLCARCLLRGELDHLIVRNAADPDAMTRLVDILCAAGRPESIRTWKRSTKVQDLLTALSSGAVPLTHEGLDAYRPGLHVNHLRALLEHNGLLPDREPYLAHFELWIAAKLAPLPTSIARPVEQFATWHHLRRIRGMTVTDRTLRGPVHHSKQEITETIKFLTWLERTHGRTVAQCRQGDIDAYLQPGPTTRYFIRTFFVFARAHRLCGALTVPHRVARVRPALTQEQRVAWIGEMLAGTSESLPYRTAGVLLLLLAQPLVKVVALRVDAVHDKPDGMTLRLGEPATPLPEPFAGLLRAHLLTRPNQATGNANSPWLFPSTRAGRHLHANTAMMRLRNLGINLQGARNRALDGLVTEAPPPVVADALGYSHVIAFQHQEAAGGTWARYTGLARARPSAPPSR
- a CDS encoding helix-turn-helix domain-containing protein; this translates as MKRDVDYTWRLAELMAARGLNTTTELVPLLAERGIELSRVQVYRLVNQRAERVSLQLLAALCDIFQCEVGDLITVTAADASARRKTATAGENVVTLDRSVRPRRARVIDDD
- the arsB gene encoding ACR3 family arsenite efflux transporter, with product MSIQNGLPVPVERAAGPGRLSSLDRWLPVWIAAAMAAGLGLGRFVPALGEALADLEVGGISLPIAVGLLVMMYPVLAKVRYDRVAAVTGDKRLLVSSLVLNWVVGPALMFALAWVFLADLPEYRTGLIIVGLARCIAMVVIWNDLACGDREAAAVLVAINSLFQVVAFSVLGWFYLTVLPGWLGLDSAGLEVSVGQIAGNVLVFLGIPLVAGFASRWVGERRRGRDWYEQRFVPRVGPWALYGLLFTIVLLFALQGQAVTSRPWDVARIALPLLVYFAVMWVAGMATGRALHLGYARSTTLAFTAAGNNFELAIAVAIGTFGATSGQALAGVVGPLIEVPVLVALVYVSLWVARRWPAAPAAAALSTEPQEVRS